Genomic segment of Dehalogenimonas alkenigignens:
GTTGGTTAAGCTCGGTGACCGGCAGGGTGTGGTGTTCGCGCCAACCCTTTCAGCTCATTCAGGCACAGCCGGCCTGGGCCGCATCGCCCTGCCGGTTGACGGCGCCCTTCAGATCTCACCCGGTGATGACCTCCTGGTGCTGGCGCAGCAAATGAACGAAACCGGGCGTGATTACGCAGTGGTTAAACAGGACGGCCAGACGGTCGGCTTCGTCTTTCTGGACGCACTGATCGACTTGGTAAACAGCTCAAGAGGCGGAAACACCTGAGCAACACTCTTTGCTCCATGCGCAGTGGCGGTATATACTTGGATTTGGCCATTGAGCAAAGCATACTTTGCTTTCTAAAATAACCAGCGCTCGAGAGGAACGAATGACAGAAATCCAAAATGATCGTCCGGCTGATCTGACGGACGCCGCGGTTGCCTACCTCGGCTCCTTGTCTTCCGGAAAACGTGAGGCAGTGACGCCGGCGGTGATGAACTTCGTCAGATGGTATGGGGCTCACCAGAGTATTGACAAAATTGCCCCGCCGAAGCTCGGCGAATACGCGGAAAGCCAGCCCTCAGGTGAAGACGGCGCCGCCAAGATTAAGGCTGTACGAGAAATGCTGGCTTATGCTGCCCGTCAAAATTGGATTTCATCGGAAATGTCCGGTCACCTGAAAGTCAGAAAAGTTGTCGCCAGGGTCAGGTCGGCCAATTCTCGCCCGGCTGTTGAGAAGCTGGTTCTTACAACTGAAAAACAGGCAGAGATGACGGCGGAGTTGACCGGGTTAAAAGAGCGCCGGGTACATGTCATTGATGATATTAAACGCGCCGCAGCGGACAAGGATCTGAAAGAGAACGCGCCCTACCACGCCGCCCGGGAAGAGAAAGCCCGCCTGGACGGCAAGATCAAAGAACTGGAAACTCTCCTTAAGCATGCCGTGATAGGTGAGCAGGAGTGTGCTGCCGGAACTGTGGCTGACCTTGGCCGTAAGGTCACTCTGAAGGAAACCGCGTCCGGTGCTCAAAGAACCTATCTACTGGTAACACCTCGTGAAGTAAACCCCAAGACCGGCCGGATCTCTCCGGTATCACCCATCGGTAAAGCCATCATGGGGCGGTCGGCGGGTGAAATCGTCGAGGTTGTCGCACCGGCATGTACCGTGAAATATCTGATAGAGTGCATTGAATAAAGCAATTAGTCTCGATCGGAGGCGGCATGAGGTCATCATTCAAGATCGGGCGCATTCTGGGTATCGAGATAGGTATTCATGTCTCGTGGCTCCTGATATTCGCCTTTTTGACCTGGTCGCTTGCCGCCAGCTACTTTCCTTCCATTCTCCCCGAAGAAAGCCCCGCGACTTACTGGTTGCTCGGGGCTGCCTCCAGCCTTTCGCTATTTGCCTCGGTCCTGGCTCACGAGTTGGGTCACTCGGTAGTCGCCCGGCGTAACGGCATACCGGTAAAAGATATCACCCTGTTTATTTTCGGCGGCGCGTCCAATATCAGCAAGGAAGCCGATACTCCCGGCGCCGAGTTCCGCATGGCGGTGACGGGGCCTCTGATCAGTTTCGCTTTGGCGGCCATATTCTACTTTGCCTATTCCGCCGGCGGGCCGGTCGAGACCGCCTTGAGCGCTGTCACCCTTTATCTCGCCCAGATAAATTTGATTTTAGGCATTTTCAATTTACTTCCCGGATTTCCTCTCGACGGCGGCCGGGTATTCCGGTCGCTGGTCTGGAAGATAACCGGCAACGTCACCAAGGCGACTCGAATTGCGGCCTCAACCGGTCAGGTAATCGCTTATTTGTTTATCTTCGGCGGCATCGCCTTAGCCTTCAATGTCGGGATCAGCGGCTTGTGGCTGGCTTTAATCGGCTGGTTCTTAGCCTCCGCGGCTTCGGCAAGCTACCAGCAGTCTCTGCTCTCCGAGGTCCTTAAAGGGATTAAAGTGAGCCAGGTCGCCAGGCTGGATTTACACACCATTGCTCCGACATTGACGGTTGAGTCCGCTTTGAATGAGATGCTGGAGAAGCGGCAGCGCGCCTTTCCGGTAGTTGAAGGCAGCCGCATGATCGGGCTTTTAAGTATGACCGATATTAAACGCTCTCCGAGACACACCTGGTCGTCTGAGACTGTCAGCAGTATCCTTACGCCGATGAATGAAGTTAAGACCGTTTCCCCTGATGACGACCTGGCGGCGGCTCTTGAGCTTATGCAAGGCGGAGGATTCAACCAGTTACCGGTTCTGGAGGGCGGCGCGCTGCGCGGGATGCTCTCCCGCGCTGACCTGCTGAACTATATTCAGATTAAGCAGGAACTCGGCCGTTAGGGGAAATTGACACCCCGGTGCTTCTGTAATAACCTTATCGGCATATTGAATCAAGGAGGATTCCTGTGGACAAGACCTCTACCGGCCTTCAAGAAAACGTCGCCGGGTTGCTGTGCTATCTTGGAACCTGGATAACTGGCATAATTTTCCTGATTATCGAGCCAAAAAACAGATTTGTGAGATTTCACGCTTTTCAATCAATAGTCGTCTTCGGATTTATTCAAATCCTTGGGTTGATACTGAGTGGACCGTTTGCGCTGTTTAATTTACTTTTTGCCTGGCTTATATGGGTTGCCGGAATAATACTCTGGATTGTTCTCATGGTGAAAGCCTATCAAGGGCAGCGCTACAAACTGCCGGTGGCCGGGGATATCGCCGAAAGCCTGCTTGGCAAAGGTTAGGCTTAAACTAACTGGCCTCCGCGCCCATTTCAGGAGACGGTCCGTCGGTTTGGAGAAGTGTCTCGGACAGAACGAGAGTTATTTCCCCACGTAGATGATGTGGTCCTTGTTCACCGCCACGAAATCAGCGTGTTCAAGCCCGCCTTGAAGCGCCGGGTTGAAAATCACGTCGGTCACCGGGATAAACTGGTCGCTCCGGTTGAGAGCGTCCTGAAGTTCTTCCCACATTTCACTGTGCATAT
This window contains:
- the greA gene encoding transcription elongation factor GreA: MTEIQNDRPADLTDAAVAYLGSLSSGKREAVTPAVMNFVRWYGAHQSIDKIAPPKLGEYAESQPSGEDGAAKIKAVREMLAYAARQNWISSEMSGHLKVRKVVARVRSANSRPAVEKLVLTTEKQAEMTAELTGLKERRVHVIDDIKRAAADKDLKENAPYHAAREEKARLDGKIKELETLLKHAVIGEQECAAGTVADLGRKVTLKETASGAQRTYLLVTPREVNPKTGRISPVSPIGKAIMGRSAGEIVEVVAPACTVKYLIECIE
- a CDS encoding site-2 protease family protein — protein: MRSSFKIGRILGIEIGIHVSWLLIFAFLTWSLAASYFPSILPEESPATYWLLGAASSLSLFASVLAHELGHSVVARRNGIPVKDITLFIFGGASNISKEADTPGAEFRMAVTGPLISFALAAIFYFAYSAGGPVETALSAVTLYLAQINLILGIFNLLPGFPLDGGRVFRSLVWKITGNVTKATRIAASTGQVIAYLFIFGGIALAFNVGISGLWLALIGWFLASAASASYQQSLLSEVLKGIKVSQVARLDLHTIAPTLTVESALNEMLEKRQRAFPVVEGSRMIGLLSMTDIKRSPRHTWSSETVSSILTPMNEVKTVSPDDDLAAALELMQGGGFNQLPVLEGGALRGMLSRADLLNYIQIKQELGR
- a CDS encoding DUF4870 domain-containing protein produces the protein MDKTSTGLQENVAGLLCYLGTWITGIIFLIIEPKNRFVRFHAFQSIVVFGFIQILGLILSGPFALFNLLFAWLIWVAGIILWIVLMVKAYQGQRYKLPVAGDIAESLLGKG